In one Cervus elaphus chromosome 9, mCerEla1.1, whole genome shotgun sequence genomic region, the following are encoded:
- the HAND1 gene encoding heart- and neural crest derivatives-expressed protein 1 isoform X2 has protein sequence MNLVGSYAHHHHHHHHHHPHPAHPMLHEPFLFGPASRCHQERPYFQSWLLSPADAAPDFPAGGPPPAAAAAAASYGPDARPGQSPGRLEALGGRLGRRKGSGPKKERRRTESINSAFAELRECIPNVPADTKLSKIKTLRLATSYIAYLMDVLAKDAQAGDPEAFKAELKKADGGRESKRKRELQQHEGFPPALGPGEKRIKGRTGWPQQVWALELNQ, from the exons ATGAACCTCGTGGGCAGCTACgcacatcatcaccaccatcaccaccatcaccatccgCACCCCGCGCACCCCATGCTCCACGAGCCCTTCCTCTTCGGCCCTGCCTCGCGCTGTCACCAGGAGCGGCCCTACTTCCAGAGCTGGCTGCTGAGCCCCGCTGACGCCGCCCCGGACTTCCCCGCCGGCGGGCCACCGCCCGCAGCCGCGGCAGCCGCCGCCTCCTACGGTCCAGACGCCAGGCCCGGCCAGAGCCCCGGGCGGCTGGAGGCGCTCGGCGGCCGCCTGGGCCGGCGGAAAGGCTCAGGACCCAAGAAGGAGCGGAGACGCACAGAGAGCATTAACAGCGCGTTCGCGGAGCTGCGCGAGTGTATCCCCAACGTGCCGGCGGACACCAAGCTCTCCAAGATCAAAACTCTGCGCCTGGCCACCAGCTACATCGCCTACCTGATGGACGTGTTGGCCAAGGACGCACAGGCCGGCGACCCCGAGGCCTTCAAGGCCGAACTGAAGAAGGCGGATGGCGGCCGCGAGAGCAAGCGGAAAAGAGAGCTG CAGCAGCACGAAGGCTTTCCTCCTGCCCTGGGCCCAGGCGAGAAGAGGATTAAAGGGCGCACAGGCTGGCCGCAGCAAGTCTGGGCGCTGGAGTTAAACCAGTGA
- the HAND1 gene encoding heart- and neural crest derivatives-expressed protein 1 isoform X1 has translation MNLVGSYAHHHHHHHHHHPHPAHPMLHEPFLFGPASRCHQERPYFQSWLLSPADAAPDFPAGGPPPAAAAAAASYGPDARPGQSPGRLEALGGRLGRRKGSGPKKERRRTESINSAFAELRECIPNVPADTKLSKIKTLRLATSYIAYLMDVLAKDAQAGDPEAFKAELKKADGGRESKRKRELQHEGFPPALGPGEKRIKGRTGWPQQVWALELNQ, from the exons ATGAACCTCGTGGGCAGCTACgcacatcatcaccaccatcaccaccatcaccatccgCACCCCGCGCACCCCATGCTCCACGAGCCCTTCCTCTTCGGCCCTGCCTCGCGCTGTCACCAGGAGCGGCCCTACTTCCAGAGCTGGCTGCTGAGCCCCGCTGACGCCGCCCCGGACTTCCCCGCCGGCGGGCCACCGCCCGCAGCCGCGGCAGCCGCCGCCTCCTACGGTCCAGACGCCAGGCCCGGCCAGAGCCCCGGGCGGCTGGAGGCGCTCGGCGGCCGCCTGGGCCGGCGGAAAGGCTCAGGACCCAAGAAGGAGCGGAGACGCACAGAGAGCATTAACAGCGCGTTCGCGGAGCTGCGCGAGTGTATCCCCAACGTGCCGGCGGACACCAAGCTCTCCAAGATCAAAACTCTGCGCCTGGCCACCAGCTACATCGCCTACCTGATGGACGTGTTGGCCAAGGACGCACAGGCCGGCGACCCCGAGGCCTTCAAGGCCGAACTGAAGAAGGCGGATGGCGGCCGCGAGAGCAAGCGGAAAAGAGAGCTG CAGCACGAAGGCTTTCCTCCTGCCCTGGGCCCAGGCGAGAAGAGGATTAAAGGGCGCACAGGCTGGCCGCAGCAAGTCTGGGCGCTGGAGTTAAACCAGTGA